In a genomic window of Nocardiopsis mwathae:
- a CDS encoding NRDE family protein — translation MCTAVVGFDPGAEVPLLVAAIRDEMADRGWERPARHWPGHPDLIGGRDTRDGGTWLAVHAGAGTGPRVGALLNGWPGGGRTPRLEPTVPDRRRRSRGHLPLLMAEHGKLTLSGTELRRYEPFHLLGADAASAVLYSWDGRELTERALPTGVSVLVNTGLDPEEPRAARHTPLFAATRPSPGADTLRSAADPARIWGEWPRLVDAAARGPARTGGLGPGPDDPSSLVARADLGGGRIWASGSVSLVACSPREARYAFTGAPGDPEAWRMVR, via the coding sequence ATGTGTACGGCCGTCGTCGGCTTCGACCCCGGAGCCGAGGTGCCGCTGCTGGTCGCCGCGATACGCGACGAAATGGCCGACCGCGGTTGGGAGCGCCCCGCCCGCCACTGGCCCGGCCACCCCGACCTGATCGGCGGGCGCGACACCCGCGACGGCGGGACCTGGCTGGCCGTACACGCCGGCGCCGGCACCGGGCCGCGCGTCGGCGCCCTCCTCAACGGCTGGCCGGGCGGTGGACGCACCCCCCGCCTGGAGCCGACCGTCCCCGACCGCAGGCGCCGCAGCCGCGGACACCTGCCGCTGCTCATGGCCGAACACGGCAAGCTCACCCTCAGCGGCACCGAACTGCGCCGCTACGAACCCTTCCACCTGCTGGGCGCCGACGCCGCATCGGCGGTCCTCTACAGCTGGGACGGCCGCGAGCTCACCGAACGCGCCCTGCCCACCGGGGTGAGCGTCCTGGTCAACACGGGCCTGGACCCCGAGGAGCCGCGCGCCGCCCGGCACACCCCGCTGTTCGCGGCCACGCGGCCGAGCCCCGGCGCCGACACGCTGCGCTCGGCCGCCGACCCCGCACGGATCTGGGGCGAGTGGCCGCGCCTGGTCGACGCCGCAGCACGCGGCCCCGCCCGCACCGGCGGGTTGGGCCCCGGGCCCGACGACCCCTCCTCCCTGGTCGCCCGGGCCGACCTGGGCGGCGGCCGGATCTGGGCATCGGGATCTGTATCCTTGGTCGCCTGCTCCCCGCGGGAGGCCCGATACGCCTTCACCGGCGCGCCGGGAGACCCGGAGGCGTGGCGGATGGTCCGTTGA
- the mshC gene encoding cysteine--1-D-myo-inosityl 2-amino-2-deoxy-alpha-D-glucopyranoside ligase produces MRSWSAPDIVRLPGNGGPLRVHDTATGTLRTTDPGPTARMYVCGITPYDAAHIGHAFTYLTFDLVGRVWRDAGHEVDYVQNTTDVDDPLLERAAANGEDWRALAEREIQVFREDMTALRILPPRAYVGVVESVELIAEFVAKIRERGAAYEIDGDIYFSAESAPRFGEVSHLGRDEMLRLFAERGGDPERPGKKDPLDWLLWRAARPGEPAWDTVLGRGRPGWHVECSAISLHELGMGYDLNGGGSDLVFPHHEMGAAEARCATGTGPHARNYLHVGMVGLNGEKMSKSLGNLVFVSRLREQGADPMAVRLAMLGHHYRTSWEWGDAELTAATERLARWRAAAALPTGPDALPLLAQVRAALADDLDTVTALAAVDAWVGAALSGSAQDDPAAPALAADITDTLLGIGL; encoded by the coding sequence ATGCGTTCTTGGTCTGCGCCTGACATCGTCCGCCTGCCGGGTAACGGCGGGCCGCTCCGCGTCCACGACACCGCCACCGGTACCCTGCGCACCACCGACCCCGGTCCCACCGCGCGGATGTATGTCTGCGGCATCACGCCCTACGACGCCGCCCACATCGGCCACGCCTTCACCTACCTCACCTTCGACCTCGTCGGCCGGGTGTGGCGGGACGCCGGGCACGAGGTCGACTACGTGCAGAACACCACCGACGTGGACGACCCCCTGCTGGAGCGCGCCGCGGCCAACGGGGAGGACTGGCGGGCGCTGGCCGAACGTGAGATCCAGGTCTTCCGCGAGGACATGACGGCGCTGCGCATCCTGCCGCCGCGCGCCTACGTCGGCGTCGTGGAGTCCGTGGAGCTCATCGCCGAGTTCGTCGCCAAGATCCGCGAGCGCGGCGCCGCCTACGAGATCGACGGCGACATCTACTTCTCCGCCGAGTCCGCGCCCCGCTTCGGTGAGGTGAGCCATCTGGGCCGCGACGAAATGCTGCGGCTGTTCGCCGAGCGCGGCGGAGACCCGGAGCGCCCCGGCAAGAAGGACCCCCTGGACTGGCTGCTGTGGCGGGCCGCGCGCCCCGGAGAACCCGCCTGGGACACCGTCCTGGGCCGGGGCCGCCCGGGATGGCACGTGGAGTGCAGCGCCATCTCCCTGCACGAGCTGGGCATGGGCTACGACCTCAACGGCGGCGGCAGCGACCTGGTCTTCCCGCACCACGAGATGGGCGCGGCCGAGGCCCGATGCGCCACCGGCACCGGACCCCACGCCCGTAACTACCTGCACGTCGGCATGGTCGGCCTGAACGGCGAGAAGATGTCGAAGTCGCTGGGCAACCTCGTGTTCGTCTCCCGGCTGCGCGAGCAGGGCGCCGACCCCATGGCGGTCCGCCTGGCCATGCTCGGCCACCACTACCGCACGTCCTGGGAGTGGGGCGACGCCGAGCTCACCGCGGCGACCGAGCGCCTCGCCCGCTGGCGCGCCGCGGCGGCACTGCCCACCGGCCCCGACGCCCTGCCGCTGCTCGCCCAGGTCCGCGCCGCCCTCGCCGACGACCTCGACACCGTCACCGCCCTGGCCGCGGTGGACGCCTGGGTCGGGGCCGCCCTGTCCGGCAGTGCCCAGGACGACCCCGCCGCCCCGGCCCTGGCCGCCGACATCACCGACACCCTGCTCGGTATCGGGCTGTAG
- a CDS encoding ABATE domain-containing protein, translating to MTTPIQLSTAAELVRAFVATGDTLGDRADLARFLRERRLATDGAIPITLADFDEAITLRDGLHAQLRRAAGHPADTEAIAKAQRVLDGLRVTVRIEPTEGTVSALAPAVVDEVRRGLARIAGAWATVLATGEWRKIRV from the coding sequence ATGACAACCCCCATCCAACTGTCGACCGCAGCAGAACTCGTCCGCGCCTTCGTCGCCACCGGCGACACCCTCGGCGACCGTGCGGACCTCGCGCGGTTCCTGCGTGAGCGCCGACTGGCCACCGACGGGGCCATTCCGATCACGCTCGCCGACTTCGACGAGGCCATCACCCTGCGCGACGGCCTGCACGCGCAACTACGCCGCGCCGCCGGCCACCCCGCCGACACCGAGGCCATCGCCAAGGCCCAGCGCGTCCTCGACGGGCTGCGGGTGACCGTGCGCATCGAGCCGACCGAGGGAACGGTCTCCGCGCTCGCCCCCGCCGTCGTCGACGAGGTCCGCCGCGGACTCGCCCGCATCGCGGGCGCCTGGGCCACCGTCCTCGCCACCGGCGAGTGGCGCAAGATCCGGGTCTGA
- a CDS encoding PAC2 family protein, translating into MSELDSVGELVEPVLVAAFEGWNDAGEAAGSVVEHLAAAWGADELLALEPDDYYDFQVARPRTKVVDGEGRGISWPSTRISVARPAGGGCDVVLVSGVEPNMRWRGFAGDLLAVARELGVRRVVLLGALLADVPHTRPVPVSGVTTPKHLLSSLHLEPAGYEGPTGIIGVLHDTFAAAGLETVSLWAAVPHYVAQPPSPKATLALLRGVEDVLDVTVPLGDLVEESRAWEHGVDELASEDEDIAGYVRSLEEAKDAAELPEATGEAIAREFERYLKRRGRG; encoded by the coding sequence TTGTCTGAGCTCGACAGCGTGGGTGAGCTCGTCGAGCCTGTCCTGGTCGCGGCGTTCGAGGGCTGGAACGACGCCGGGGAGGCCGCCGGGTCGGTGGTCGAGCATCTAGCGGCGGCCTGGGGCGCCGACGAGCTGCTGGCCCTGGAGCCCGACGACTACTACGACTTCCAGGTCGCGCGCCCGCGGACGAAGGTCGTCGACGGGGAGGGCAGGGGCATCAGCTGGCCCAGCACCCGGATCTCCGTCGCCCGGCCGGCGGGCGGGGGCTGCGATGTCGTGCTGGTGAGCGGCGTCGAGCCGAACATGCGCTGGCGCGGCTTCGCCGGGGACCTGCTGGCGGTGGCCCGCGAGCTCGGGGTGCGCCGGGTGGTGCTGCTGGGCGCGCTGCTGGCCGACGTCCCCCATACCCGCCCGGTGCCGGTGAGCGGGGTGACCACGCCCAAGCACCTGCTGTCGTCGCTGCATCTGGAGCCCGCCGGGTACGAGGGCCCCACCGGCATCATCGGCGTGCTGCACGACACCTTCGCCGCGGCGGGACTGGAGACGGTGTCCCTGTGGGCGGCGGTGCCGCACTACGTGGCCCAGCCGCCCTCCCCCAAGGCCACGCTGGCGCTGCTGCGGGGTGTGGAGGACGTCCTGGACGTCACGGTGCCGCTGGGCGACCTCGTCGAGGAGTCCCGGGCCTGGGAGCACGGCGTCGACGAGCTCGCCTCGGAGGACGAGGACATCGCGGGCTACGTGCGCAGCCTGGAGGAGGCCAAGGACGCGGCCGAGCTTCCCGAGGCGACCGGCGAGGCGATCGCCCGCGAGTTCGAGCGCTACCTCAAGCGCCGCGGCCGGGGCTAG